A section of the Girardinichthys multiradiatus isolate DD_20200921_A chromosome 5, DD_fGirMul_XY1, whole genome shotgun sequence genome encodes:
- the arfip1 gene encoding arfaptin-1 isoform X3, giving the protein MADSHRGSAAEIPVTSNGDLDQSPERVFQRDSHSSNPGAMNVSDSSVTTSNFASTAEGIIESGPFKGSASLPSSPVTPVAPSAAVASRLARSSSDSREEKGTMKVQPNSGAVVLSDDLKNPAMEKLDLVRKWSINTYKCTRQILSEKLGRGSKTVDLELEGQIELLRENKRKYQNVIKLAQALANQLSQIMQTQRQLGDAFADLSLKSPELHEEFGYNADTQKLLSKNGETLLAAISFFISSVDTLVDKTIEDTMINIKQYEAARIEYDAYRTDLEELNLGLRDGSTMPKIEQSQQQFQIHREKFERMRNDVSVKLKFLEENKVKVLHNQLILFHNAIAAYYAGNQQQLEQTLKQFHIKLKMPGGESPSWLEEQ; this is encoded by the exons ATGGCTGATTCTCATAGAGGCTCAGCTGCTGAGATCCCAGTCACCAGCAATGGAGACCTGGATCAGAGCCCTGAGAGAGTTTTTCAGAGG GATTCCCACTCCTCTAATCCAGGGGCCATGAATGTCTCAGATTCTTCTGTCACCACCAGCAACTTTGCCTCAACAGCAGAGGGCATCATTGAATCAGGGCCATTCAAAG GGTCAGCAAGCCTTCCCTCTTCTCCTGTGACACCTGTAGCTCCCAGCGCAGCTGTTGCTAGCCGCCTGGCGCGCTCCTCCAGCGATAGTCGGGAGGAGAAAG GCACAATGAAAGTACAGCCGAACAGTGGAGCTGTGGTCCTTTCAGACGATTTAAAGAACCCGGCCATGGAAAAACTGGACCTAGTGAGAAAGTGGAGCATCAACACATATAAA TGCACCCGTCAGATCCTGTCGGAGAAGCTGGGCCGGGGCTCAAAGACCGTGGACCTGGAGCTGGAGGGGCAGATTGAGCTGCTCCGAGAAAACAAGAGAAAGTACCAGAATGTGATCAAGCTGGCCCAGGCGCTGGCCAATCAGCTGTCCCAAATAATGCAAACTCAGAGGCAGCTGGGCGACGCCTTCGCCGACCTCAGCCTCAAGTCCCCTGAACTCCAC GAGGAGTTTGGTTACAACGCTGACACGCAGAAACTTCTGTCCAAAAATGGAGAGACGCTGCTGGCTGCCATCAGCTTCTTCATCTCCAGTGTTGACACACTTGTAGACAAAACAATCGAAGACACCATGATTAATATCAAGCAGTACGAAGCTGCCAG GATCGAGTACGATGCATATCGTAcggatttggaggagctgaacCTTGGACTGCGTGATGGCAGCACCATGCCGAAGATCGAGCAATCCCAGCAGCAATTCCAGATCCACCGCGAGAAGTTTGAAAGAATGCGGAATGACGTCTCTGTGAAGCTGAAGTTTCTGGAAGAGAATAAG gTGAAGgtattgcataaccaactcaTCCTGTTCCACAATGCTATTGCTGCATATTATGCTGGAAACCAGCAGCAGCTGGAGCAGACTCTCAAGCAGTTCCACATCAAGTTGAAAATGCCCGGTGGGGAAAGTCCCTCCTGGCTGGAAGAGCAGTAA